CGGGTTGGGCCGACTGCGCCAGGTGCGAGAGGCCTCGGCACCCAGGCCGATGGAGGGCAGCAGGGCGGCCCGCGCCTGCACCCGACTTTCGCTGACGGCATTGCGGCTGGAACGGGCACCGCGCAGGATGGGATCGCTCTCCAGGGCCATCTGATAGAGCTGCATCAGATCCGCCCCCTGAACACCGGTCAGGGGCAGCAACAGAATGAGTGCAAGGAGTTTTTTCATGGGTGACCTCATCGAAACCCGGGCAAGGGACCGGCCTGGTAAACGGGCAGGTGGGCATTCTACCAGCAAATACGATAAGGAACGACAGGCCTGTCGAGACCGCCCCAGCCCTTGGCGACCGATTTTTTGCCGGTAACCGAGGTTAAGCGCTGGCCACCTGGCGTATGCGCTCGGCCAGGGATTCCGCCAGGCTATTGACCTGTTGTTCATCACGGCCCTCCACCATCACGCGGATCAGGGGCTCGGTGCCGGAGGGGCGCAACAGCACCCGGCCTGAGCCCGCCAGCCGAGACTCCACATCGCGCACCGCCGCCAGCACCTCGCTATGCTCCAGCAGCCCATCGCGCCGCGGCAGTCGCAGGTTGATCAGGCGTTGAGGATACATGTGCAGGGGCCGCAGCAGCTCCATCAGGCCCTTGCCCGCATGTTGCATCTCGGCCAGCACCTGCAGGGCGGAGACTATGCCATCGCCGGTGGTGGTGCGGTCCAGACAGATGATATGGCCAGAGGACTCGCCGCCCAGCATCCAGCCATTCTGCTGCAGCCGCTCCATGATGTAGCGGTCGCCGACGCGGACCCGATCCAGCCGGATGCCCCGCTCGGCCAAGGCATGTTCCATGCCCAGATTGGTCATCTGGGTGCCGACCACGGCCCCGCGCAGGGTGCCTTCGCGCTGGCGGGCGCAGCTGATGATGTAGAGCAGCTGATCGCCATCGATCAGGCTGCCGGAGGCATCCACCATGAGCACCCGGTCGGCATCGCCATCGAAGGCAATGCCCAGGTCGGCACCCTGCTCCAGCACCGCCACGCGCAGCTTTTCCGGATGGGTGGAGCCCAGGCCATCATTGATATTCAGGCCATTGGGCTGATCCCCGATGCTGGTCACCCTGGCACCCATCTCGCTGAATACATGGGGGGCGATGTGGTAGGCGGCCCCATTGGCGCAGTCCAGAACCAGCCTGAGCCCCTTGAAACTGGTGCCCAGCGGCAGCGTGCTCTTACAGAATTCGATATAGCGCCCGGCGGCATCGCCGATCCGGTAGGCCTTGCCCAGACGTTCGGCCTCCACCGTCTTCATCGGCTGGTCGATCATCGCCTCGATGGCCAGCTCCTGGGCGTCGGGCAGCTTGAAGCCCTGGGCGGAGAAGAACTTGATGCCGTTATCCTGATGCGGGTTGTGCGAGGCGCTGATGACGATGCCGGCCTGGGCGCGCAGGGTGCGGGTCAGATAAGCCACCGCCGGCGTGGGCATGGGACCAAGCAGGTGGATATCCACCCCGGCAGCGGCCAGCCCCGCCTCCAGGGCCGATTCAAACATGTAGCCGGAGATGCGCGTATCCTTGCCAATCAGCACCTTGCCGCCCTCACCGTTGCCCAGGGCACGGCCGGCCGCCCAGCCCAGCTTGAGGATGAACTCGGGATTGACCTTGTCATCCCCCACCCGGCCACGGATGCCGTCGGTGCCAAAGTATTTTCGTTTCATGCAGATAGACCTGAATTCAGCGGTTATGCCCCGCATCCCTCGGGGGCGCAGGGACACAAGGCCTGAGCGGTTACCCAGCCAATGGCGTCAACTTGAGCCGTTCGCTGAGCGAAGTCGAAGCGAACCGCAGCCGATTCCGCTGGGTTAGTCGCCGATTATTCCACTTTCGCGGCCAGGATTCAGAAATTGTCATTTATTCCGCCCCGATTAGGTACTAAGATTCGCGCTTCAACTGCCAGGCCAATGGCGTTGGCCTGTATTTCAAACCTGACTGAGGAAGCCCAAGATGAAGACCAAACTCGTTGCCGTTCTCCTGTCCTTCGGCCTTGTCGCTGTCGCCCTTGCCGAGATCACCCCGAGCAAGGCGATCAAATGGCGTCAATCCGGCTATGCCGTCATGGCCTGGAACATGACCCGCATCAAGCTGAACCTGGAGGGCACATTCAACAAGCAGGAGGTCATTGCCGCTGCCAACACCATCCAGGCCATCGCCAATTCCGGTATGGGCTCGCTCTACCTGCCCGGCACCAATGAGGGACTGGGATGGGAGGAGACCCGGGTGAAAGAGGAACTCTTCAGCGACAAAGAGGGCGTGGCCAAGGTAGCCAAGGCCTTCAACAAAGAGGCCAATGCCATGGCCAAGGTGGCCGCCAGCGGTGACCTCAACGCCATCAAGGACCAGTTCGGTAAGCTGGGGGAGACCTGCAAGGGCTGCCACGACGGCTACAGACACGAGGATTGATGGTCCCTGATCTCCCTCTCCCCAACCCTCTCCAGGAGGGAGAGGGGGTAATAGAGCGCTGCGCGAGTTTCACGGTAAAACTCAGCGCCCCGAAACAGAACCCATGAACCCTGCCGAACGCCTCTATCTGTGGGATCTGCCCACCCGCCTGTTTCATTGGCTGCTGGCACTTGCCGTGCTGGCGGCCTTTGTCAGCGGCAGCCTGGGCGGCAATCTGATCGTCTGGCATGGCCGCATCGGCCTGTTCATCCTTGGCCTGCTCGCCTTCCGCCTGGCCTGGGGCCTGTTTGGCTCCACCTATGCCCGCTTTGCCCAATTCGCCCCGACCCCGGCCCGGCTGGCCGCCTATCTGCGCGGTAACTGGCAGGGCCAGGGGCACAATCCGCTGGGGGCCTTATCGGTCTTCGCCCTGCTCGGCCTGCTCGGCTTTCAGGCCATCTCCGGGCTGGTGAGCAATGACGACATCGCCTTCAGCGGCCCCCTCTATCGCCTGGTCAGCGACCCCCTCAGCCAGCAACTGACCGGCCTGCACCATCAGGCGTCCGATCTCCTGCTGCTGCTCATCGGCCTGCACCTGCTGGCCATTGGCTTCTACCGGCTGGTAAAGGGAGACAACCTGGTGCTGCCCATGATTCGCGGCTGGCGGCCGGGCAAGGCGCAAGACTCGGCCCAGGGCGGCGGCCCCTGGGCGCTGATCCTGGCCCTACTGTTCGCCCTGCTGCTGGTACTGGCCGCCAGCGGCATCTGGCTGCCGCCGCCACCCCCGCCAGAGGTACTGGATACGCCTGCCTGGTAGGCATCACATCCTGCAACGGCTGTGATCGGCCCTGGCCGCCTGGTAAGGTGAAATCCACTGTCCTTTACCTTAAATGGCATAGCCGTGTTTTTCAGCACGACAAAATATGTATTTTGATTGAAAAACAACGAGTTGCATCACTAGTGTCCGGAAAAATTATCGAATAAATCCAATTGGCTAGGTGGTGGCGTCAGATGCAAGGCCAACCGTGATGGTGGCCTTGCCGTCTGCACCAACCGTAGCACTACCGGTCAGCAAGCCGCTGGTCAGATCAGCAGCCGTTACGCCACTGATGGTGTAGGGCACGGAGGTGCCTGCATCCACATTGGTGGTCGTCAGCGTGAAGGTGGTTGTTGCGCCTTCATCAACACTGGTCGAACCATTAGTGAGCGTTCTTGCCAAGCTACCGGTAAAAGCGAGGTAGCACAAGCGGTTAGCAGCAGTCTCCGGCCTCTCCTGTGCCACCACCCAAGCCCCCAGGTCATAGCTGGGCTGTCCTTGGTAGTGTCCAATAGAATTGCGCTCTTTCGGGACATGGCAGGTGCTGCGTCCCAGCTACCCAACCCACGACCCACCCAGTGTGGCCTATGGGTCTGCCATCCGTGGCCCTTCAATCTGGCTGGTGCCTAAAATAGCTCGCTGTGGCTGCCAATTCTGGCGAGACGCAGCACACCATCAATTTGCACACTGTAGATTAGCAGCAGGTCCGGTTTGATGTGGCATTCTCGATAGCCATTCCAGTTCCCTACCAGCCCGTGATCTCGCAAGCTGTCCTCCAAGTGCAAATCCTGCACCAACCTTTCCAGCACTGGGACCAATTGCGATTCAATCTGCTTGTGTCGAGGATTCGCGAGCACCCGCTTCCAGTCCTTCTTGAAAGCCGATGAGCGTTCAATCGTCCTCATTCAAGTCCGCCATCAGTGCCGCTACAGAGTCAAACCGCTTGGCCTCGCCATGCTCAAGTTCACCAATAGCTTGGCGTGTCTGTGCATTAGGAACTCTGACATCAAAAGGCAAACGCTGCTCATCCGCCACTCGCCGCATAAGCAAACGAATGGCATCGGAAACCGACAGGCCCATGTCTGATAATGCTTGGGATGCGCGAATCTTCGTGTCGCTGTCAATGCGAGCACGCACATAGCTGTCTGCTGAATTCATGAAGGTTTCCTCGGGTTGCTGTAAGGAGTGTAGCCTGTTTGTGACTACAGCGGGAGTCTTTTGAAGAAATGCCGTCCTTGGCAGTGGATGCTCCTAGCGCAGGTGATACAGCCGCAGTCCCTATGCCTTGGTGGCTAAATCCGCAGCAGAGAGCAGGCTGTCATGGCTTAGGTGCGAATATCTCTGGCTAGTATGTACGCTAGAATACCTAAGCAGTTTCTGCACCATAAACAGGCTCTGGCCACTTTGGACTAACCAGCTGGCAAAGGAATGTCGGAGCGTGTGTATTTTTACATCCGGCATTCCGGCCTTTTTCCGGGCTGTGTCCCAGGCGGCAAAAATGCTAACGAACGGCTTTTGCGTCTTGGGGTTTGGCACCAGATAGGGACAGCCCTCCCACCGTGGCAATTGTTCCAGGATTTGGATTACGCCGTCGGTAATTGGGATATGCTGCGGTTTGCCTGATTTTTAACTGGCAGATACCAGCTGCGCCGTTCGATATCGAGATGTTCCCACTGGGCATCCAGCAGTTCCCTACTTGACTCGCGCATGGGGAATATTGGGGCTGCTGGGATTGACGGTAATGGCCTGCCGACTGGGAGACAGAATCAAGTCCATGTCTTCCATCGGCACGGCCCCCAGTAAAACCTCATCCCCCATGACCAAGGCGCCGACGTAGCACATACGATTTTCAAAGGTCACCTTGATCGGCCCGACGTAGGGAACATTCATACAACGGCCATCGGCGACGGTGACTTCGCGTTGTGATTCGGCCTGCAAGTCAAGTTGCAGCGCAATGTGCTCCGGGATACAGAGCATCAACGCGCCTGTGTCTGCCAGGGCAGATATGCTGATGGGTTTGAGCTCAGTCTTACGGGGATTGCTCAGGCTGATTTCGGCGAACAAGTGACCCATGTCGTTCTCCTCGGGATTTGAAAAAACCACATCAACAACGACGCACCTATGCTATCACAGAAAAACGTGGTCTGTCCCCTATTACGCTCTCGAAGATGCCCGGAGGTGGCCGAGAACATGAATGAAACTGCGCTCGGTGTTCATGCTGGCCATCAGGCAGACTTGGATTATTAGAAAGCCTGATCAGGACTCATCCTGCAACACCAGCAATGGCTCTATCCATTCAGCGTAATGGCGCCAGCGCTCTTTGCTGGTCTGGTAAATCGGCTGGCGCACCTGCCAGTTGCTTGATGTGCCAACCCGCCGCTGGGTTTGATGGAAATTTAGGCAACTCTCATCCCAATCCAGCCCGATAAAGTCGATGACGCGCCTGCTCCAGCCTTCTTGGTCTGCAATCACAGACTCATAGGGCACTTCCAGTAGTACATCGGCAGGCAACACAGAGCGCCAGTGATCCATCAGGCGACGATATTCTCGGTAGTAATGCACCAGGTCGTCCAGATCATTGGCGTAGTCGTGGGATTGCTTGAAATCCTGGAAGTAAATCGACAGGCAGGTGTCGATAGGATTGCGCGTGGCGTGCAGGATGCGAGCCTGGGGAAAACAGGCATGGATAAAGCCAAGATAATGAAAGTTCCTCGGCATTTTATCGACTACCCGAAGCGCATCCGCTGAATGCTTATCCAGATTCGCCAAGCAGGCCGCCGCCGTTTCCCGC
This is a stretch of genomic DNA from gamma proteobacterium SS-5. It encodes these proteins:
- a CDS encoding tyrosine-type recombinase/integrase, which produces MPNPKTQKPFVSIFAAWDTARKKAGMPDVKIHTLRHSFASWLVQSGQSLFMVQKLLRYSSVHTSQRYSHLSHDSLLSAADLATKA
- a CDS encoding cytochrome b/b6 domain-containing protein → MNPAERLYLWDLPTRLFHWLLALAVLAAFVSGSLGGNLIVWHGRIGLFILGLLAFRLAWGLFGSTYARFAQFAPTPARLAAYLRGNWQGQGHNPLGALSVFALLGLLGFQAISGLVSNDDIAFSGPLYRLVSDPLSQQLTGLHHQASDLLLLLIGLHLLAIGFYRLVKGDNLVLPMIRGWRPGKAQDSAQGGGPWALILALLFALLLVLAASGIWLPPPPPPEVLDTPAW
- a CDS encoding sulfotransferase → MGKFCDDTKDYAAAFAYYRQANELKKQINRAYDRQTQVARVNILIDSHAPEVVRQAWAGSSDSQQPLFILGMPRSGTSLLEQILASHPQTFGAGELKFWGDAVKRFAQESHTAQYGEAMLRETAAACLANLDKHSADALRVVDKMPRNFHYLGFIHACFPQARILHATRNPIDTCLSIYFQDFKQSHDYANDLDDLVHYYREYRRLMDHWRSVLPADVLLEVPYESVIADQEGWSRRVIDFIGLDWDESCLNFHQTQRRVGTSSNWQVRQPIYQTSKERWRHYAEWIEPLLVLQDES
- the glmM gene encoding phosphoglucosamine mutase yields the protein MKRKYFGTDGIRGRVGDDKVNPEFILKLGWAAGRALGNGEGGKVLIGKDTRISGYMFESALEAGLAAAGVDIHLLGPMPTPAVAYLTRTLRAQAGIVISASHNPHQDNGIKFFSAQGFKLPDAQELAIEAMIDQPMKTVEAERLGKAYRIGDAAGRYIEFCKSTLPLGTSFKGLRLVLDCANGAAYHIAPHVFSEMGARVTSIGDQPNGLNINDGLGSTHPEKLRVAVLEQGADLGIAFDGDADRVLMVDASGSLIDGDQLLYIISCARQREGTLRGAVVGTQMTNLGMEHALAERGIRLDRVRVGDRYIMERLQQNGWMLGGESSGHIICLDRTTTGDGIVSALQVLAEMQHAGKGLMELLRPLHMYPQRLINLRLPRRDGLLEHSEVLAAVRDVESRLAGSGRVLLRPSGTEPLIRVMVEGRDEQQVNSLAESLAERIRQVASA
- a CDS encoding clan AA aspartic protease yields the protein MGHLFAEISLSNPRKTELKPISISALADTGALMLCIPEHIALQLDLQAESQREVTVADGRCMNVPYVGPIKVTFENRMCYVGALVMGDEVLLGAVPMEDMDLILSPSRQAITVNPSSPNIPHARVK
- a CDS encoding type II toxin-antitoxin system RelB/DinJ family antitoxin — protein: MNSADSYVRARIDSDTKIRASQALSDMGLSVSDAIRLLMRRVADEQRLPFDVRVPNAQTRQAIGELEHGEAKRFDSVAALMADLNEDD
- a CDS encoding Ig-like domain-containing protein, with product MARTLTNGSTSVDEGATTTFTLTTTNVDAGTSVPYTISGVTAADLTSGLLTGSATVGADGKATITVGLASDATT
- a CDS encoding cytochrome c yields the protein MKTKLVAVLLSFGLVAVALAEITPSKAIKWRQSGYAVMAWNMTRIKLNLEGTFNKQEVIAAANTIQAIANSGMGSLYLPGTNEGLGWEETRVKEELFSDKEGVAKVAKAFNKEANAMAKVAASGDLNAIKDQFGKLGETCKGCHDGYRHED
- a CDS encoding type II toxin-antitoxin system YafQ family toxin, which produces MRTIERSSAFKKDWKRVLANPRHKQIESQLVPVLERLVQDLHLEDSLRDHGLVGNWNGYRECHIKPDLLLIYSVQIDGVLRLARIGSHSELF